From Acidobacteriota bacterium, a single genomic window includes:
- the pal gene encoding peptidoglycan-associated lipoprotein Pal has product MRQRTRNLALLVGILGVVMFAAACHKKAVAPPPPPPPPAAAPEKPTVNLTAVPSTIESGQSVTLSWTSENATSLDLQPGVGAVQSSGSTSVSPTESTTYTLTATGPGGTATSTARVTVTSAPPPPPPQQPQVSDATLFEQNIKDAYFDYNKSDIRSDAQQALTADADFLKSHPSITFTVEGHCDERGSEEYNLGLGDRRANAAKSFLVNLGISASRITTISYGKDRPFCTESNESCWQQNRRAHLVMGGGQ; this is encoded by the coding sequence ATGCGACAGAGGACACGCAATCTCGCGCTTCTCGTCGGTATTTTGGGAGTAGTTATGTTTGCGGCTGCATGCCACAAAAAGGCGGTAGCTCCGCCGCCACCACCGCCGCCACCTGCGGCAGCTCCGGAAAAGCCAACTGTCAACTTGACTGCCGTGCCCAGCACGATAGAATCGGGCCAGTCGGTCACGCTGAGCTGGACTTCAGAAAATGCCACAAGTCTTGACCTTCAGCCTGGCGTTGGGGCCGTTCAATCCAGCGGATCAACCAGTGTCTCTCCAACTGAATCAACCACCTACACTTTGACGGCAACAGGCCCTGGCGGGACAGCCACATCCACAGCGCGTGTCACCGTCACCAGTGCACCGCCACCTCCTCCACCGCAACAGCCTCAGGTTTCTGACGCAACGCTTTTTGAACAGAACATCAAGGACGCCTATTTTGACTACAACAAGTCTGATATCCGTTCGGACGCCCAGCAGGCACTGACGGCCGATGCCGACTTCCTCAAGTCTCACCCGAGCATCACCTTCACGGTTGAAGGCCATTGCGATGAACGGGGTAGCGAGGAATATAACCTTGGCCTGGGCGACCGCAGGGCCAATGCAGCCAAGAGCTTCCTGGTGAACCTCGGCATTTCCGCCTCGCGGATCACCACGATCTCCTACGGCAAAGACCGCCCGTTCTGCACCGAAAGCAACGAATCGTGCTGGCAGCAAAACCGGCGCGCCCATCTAGTCATGGGTGGCGGGCAGTAG
- a CDS encoding single-stranded DNA-binding protein, with the protein MAGSVNKVILIGRVGRDPEVRYISSGTPVASFSVATDESFKGRNGEQQQHTEWHKVVAWNKLAEICGEYLTKGKLVYIEGSIRSRQWEDQSGNKRTAYEIIARNMQMLGSRTEAERAASGGSRPAATQGTASEERDESSPEPSAEGEITDDDIPF; encoded by the coding sequence ATGGCCGGTTCTGTGAATAAAGTCATCCTGATTGGCCGCGTCGGACGTGACCCTGAGGTCCGCTACATCTCCAGCGGTACTCCGGTTGCAAGCTTCTCTGTCGCCACAGATGAATCATTTAAGGGCCGGAACGGCGAGCAGCAACAGCACACGGAGTGGCACAAAGTTGTCGCCTGGAACAAGCTGGCGGAAATCTGCGGCGAATACCTCACCAAAGGCAAGCTGGTTTATATTGAAGGCAGCATTCGGAGCCGCCAGTGGGAAGACCAGTCCGGTAACAAGCGCACCGCGTATGAAATCATTGCCCGCAACATGCAGATGCTTGGTTCCCGCACTGAGGCTGAACGTGCTGCATCAGGCGGATCTCGTCCTGCAGCCACGCAGGGGACGGCTTCTGAAGAACGGGACGAAAGCAGTCCGGAGCCTTCTGCTGAAGGCGAGATTACAGACGACGACATTCCTTTCTAG
- the bamD gene encoding outer membrane protein assembly factor BamD has translation MKKYALTIFSVALLSVVTASPALGVSREIIQMMQQLDTLQQSVQALQNTVTTQTAILHTLLQQTSQDVSQMKSQMADLQKNTEQNLASSSSKVDSMTSQIQALSSSLEQTQSQLTKLSEQLAQTQKEIQTLNAPPNAAQTIPGAPGSQPPGPAGTPSDTSGAGGSAQIAGPSPANTPDPNSLFNSAMGSFNSGQYALAVQGFQEFLQYYGTTPRASSAQYYIGESYYNNGDYRHAVEAYDKCVERYPNGDKTLAARLKKGYALLANGDRAAGIRELRSLVEQHPQAHESELASQRLRRLGIIIRAGNQG, from the coding sequence TTGAAAAAGTATGCCCTGACTATCTTTTCGGTTGCCTTGCTGTCAGTGGTCACTGCTTCCCCGGCCCTTGGCGTGAGCCGTGAAATTATCCAGATGATGCAGCAGCTGGACACGCTGCAGCAAAGCGTTCAGGCCCTTCAAAATACCGTGACCACCCAGACCGCAATCCTGCACACTTTGCTCCAGCAGACTTCCCAGGATGTCAGCCAAATGAAGTCCCAGATGGCTGACCTGCAGAAGAATACTGAGCAGAACCTGGCGTCCTCTTCATCCAAGGTGGACTCGATGACCTCGCAGATTCAGGCGCTCAGCTCGAGCCTGGAGCAAACCCAATCGCAGCTCACAAAACTCAGCGAACAGCTCGCGCAGACGCAAAAAGAAATCCAGACTTTGAATGCCCCACCCAATGCTGCTCAGACTATCCCGGGAGCCCCGGGCTCGCAACCGCCAGGCCCGGCTGGAACGCCTTCTGACACTTCCGGTGCCGGCGGATCGGCCCAAATTGCCGGACCATCTCCAGCCAATACTCCAGATCCAAACTCGCTGTTCAATTCCGCGATGGGCAGTTTCAACAGCGGGCAATACGCCCTGGCTGTCCAGGGATTCCAGGAGTTCCTCCAGTATTACGGAACAACCCCGCGCGCATCGAGCGCCCAGTATTACATTGGCGAGAGCTACTACAACAACGGGGACTACAGGCACGCGGTTGAGGCCTATGACAAATGTGTCGAGCGATACCCCAACGGCGATAAAACGCTTGCCGCACGATTAAAGAAGGGATATGCTCTGCTGGCCAACGGCGATAGAGCCGCCGGGATCCGCGAACTTCGTTCCTTGGTTGAGCAGCATCCACAGGCCCATGAATCGGAATTGGCATCACAACGGTTGCGCCGCCTGGGCATCATTATTCGCGCAGGAAACCAGGGATAG